Proteins encoded in a region of the Fusarium falciforme chromosome 6, complete sequence genome:
- a CDS encoding Hydrolase-4 domain-containing protein produces the protein MAVKDHLEMRSRADERGLPVFLFGHSLGGLITAASVAEHSPYHTNGVILSSPALTEGLPLPVEYLVHLLVYFMPTTQIPTPKASADDLCSDPEQARLAAEDESKYKGQISFLVASSALRVARRLWARSDQWTQPTLVIHGTSDSHAQFRLSERLVRDIASTDKTFHPVEGGYHELLNEERPEDIIKLLFDWLESRM, from the coding sequence ATGGCGGTAAAGGATCACCTCGAGATGCGAAGCCGGGCCGATGAGCGAGGATTGCCTGTTTTTCTCTTTGGACACTCTCTTGGGGGGCTCATTACCGCCGCGAGTGTGGCAGAACATTCTCCATACCACACAAACGGAGTTATTCTCTCAAGTCCGGCTCTAACGGAGGGTCTGCCGTTGCCTGTAGAGTATCTGGTTCATCTTCTGGTTTACTTTATGCCCACTACACAAATCCCCACGCCCAAGGCTTCTGCAGACGACTTGTGCAGTGACCCCGAACAAGCACGTCTAGCTGCCGAAGATGAATCCAAGTACAAAGGCCAAATTTCGTTCCTGGTCGCATCCAGCGCTCTGCGAGTGGCAAGGAGACTATGGGCAAGGAGTGACCAATGGACTCAGCCAACGCTCGTCATCCACGGCACCAGCGATTCGCACGCCCAATTTAGGCTAAGTGAACGCCTAGTACGGGATATCGCATCGACGGACAAGACCTTTCACCCTGTGGAAGGGGGATATCACGAACTTCTGAACGAAGAGAGGCCCGAAGATATTATCAAGCTCTTGTTTGACTGGTTGGAGAGTCGCATGTAA
- a CDS encoding TauD domain-containing protein gives MASQVVVTPIAAPTGSAIDFGATVSNVDIEDITDADFDVIREALFTHQVLVFKNQSHLSPKAQYEITQRFDPKATGSYGHGKTLDAKRSILHPDLKTVPHQPQVQVIGNGFVENYEGLKNIQLRHPHHKTFHATVIPPEKDLDFTRFYRWHIDAALYGLAPPVVTSLLAVRVPGGRKQTLVYDDGSDEELTVPLGTTAFVSGYAMYDRLSPEDQEFVRTTKVEYAPHPYVWMSSAKSRSDGLGLVSEGKEVPVEDLPPVEEEKIQILPMCWRNPVTGQLALQIHPSAVRKLHLADGTVIDNLSEVRERVHQLQRPGIAPKLVYPHDWEQGDFVLFHNRGLIHSVVGAFAEDEVRLFRQCNIAGSQLPQGPAPVSAAA, from the exons ATGGCTTCACAAGTTGTCGTCACCCCTATCGCAGCTCCCACCGGGTCAGCTATTGACTTTGGTGCCACTGTCTCAAATGTTGACATTGAGGACATCACTG ATGCCGACTTTGACGTCATCCGTGAGGCCCTGTTCACCCATCAGGTCCTTGTCTTCAAGAACCAGAGCCACCTCTCTCCCAAGGCGCAATATGAGATCACCCAGAGATTCGACCCCAAAGCTACGGGCTCTTATGGTCACGGCAAGACGTTGGACGCCAAGCGATCCATCCTTCACCCAGACCTCAAGACGGTCCCGCATCAGCCCCAGGTCCAGGTCATTGGCAATGGCTTCGTCGAGAACTACGAGGGTCTGAAGAACATCCAGCTGCGACATCCCCATCACAAGACCTTTCACGCGACTGTCATCCCGCCAGAGAAGGACCTTGACTTTACCCGCTTCTACAGGTGGCACATTGACGCCGCCTTGTATGGACTCGCCCCTCCTGTAGTGACGTCTCTCCTGGCTGTCCGTGTTCCTGGCGGGCGTAAGCAGACTCTGGTGTACGATGACGGCTCCGACGAGGAGCTGACTGTTCCCCTCGGTACCACGGCCTTTGTGTCGGGTTACGCCATGTACGACAGACTCTCGCCCGAAGATCAAGAGTTTGTCCGCACCACCAAGGTCGAGTACGCTCCCCATCCATACGTCTGGATGAGCAGCGCCAAGTCTCGCTCCGACGGTCTGGGCTTGGTCTCGGAAGGAAAGGAAGTCCCTGTCGAGGATCTGCCACCtgttgaagaggaaaagatcCAGATCCTCCCCATGTGCTGGCGTAACCCCGTGACAGGGCAGCTTGCACTTCAGATCCACCCCTCAGCCGTCCGCAAGCTTCACCTCGCCGACGGCACAGTCATCGATAACCTCAGCGAGGTTCGTGAGCGCGTGCACCAGCTTCAGCGACCGGGCATCGCTCCCAAGCTGGTGTATCCTCACGACTGGGAGCAGGGAGACTTTGTGCTCTTCCACAACCGAGGATTGATCCACTCGGTGGTCGGAGCGTTTGCAGAGGACGAGGTTCGTCTGTTCCGGCAATGTAACATTGCAGGAAGTCAGCTTCCTCAAGGACCAGCGCCAGTCTCGGCTGCTGCGTGA
- a CDS encoding Lysozyme, producing MKLSLFTISALAASLVSAFPITGDDVRCRSGPGTSYAIKKTFKKGTNVKITCQTTGTNVKGNNIWDKVSEGCYVSDYYVKTGSSGFVTKKCPGSGGSCGAPKSNQATVNLIASFEGFRANIYKDAAGYPTVGYGHLCSNSRCTDVKYSIPLSQANGKKLLADDMAASIQKFEKCITAMVKSNVKLNKNQYGALVSWSFNNGCGAAQTSTLIKRLNKGEAPNTVISQELPKWVYAGGKKLNGLVRRRKAEVALAKKATTEKALPKTC from the exons ATGAAGCTGTCTCTTTTTACCATCTCTGCCCTCGCTGCGTCTCTTGTGAGCGCCTTCCCCATCACCGGAGACGACGTCAGATGCCGCAGCGGCCCTGGAACCAGCTACGCCATCAAAAAGACGTTCAAGAAGGGCACCAATGTCAAGATCACGTGCCAGACAACGGGAACAAACGTCAAGGGTAACAACATCTGGGACAAGGTTTCCGAAGGATGCTATGTCTCGGACTACTATGTCAAGACTGGCTCCAGCGGCTTTGTCACAAAGAAGTGTCCCGGCAGTGGTGGCAGCTGTGGCGCACCCAAGTCTAATCAAGCCACTGTGAACTTGATTGCTAGCTTTGAAGGTTTCCGAGCCAACATCT ACAAGGATGCAGCTGGCTACCCTACCGTGGGCTACGGTCACCTCTGCTCAAACTCAAGGTGCACCGATGTCAAGTATTCCATTCCCCTCTCTCAGGCCAACGGCAAGAAGCTCCTTGCGGATGACATGGCG GCATCCATCCAGAAATTCGAAAAGTGCATCACAGCCATGGTCAAGAGCAacgtcaagctcaacaagaaCCAGTACGGCGCCCTGGTCAGCTGGTCCTTCAACAACGGATGTGGTGCCGCTCAGACGTCCACCCTCATCAAGCGCCTCAACAAGGGCGAGGCTCCCAACACGGTGATTTCTCAAGAGCTTCCAAAGTGGGTTTATGCAGGAGGCAAGAAGCTGAACGGCCTTGTTCGTCGTCGCAAGGCAGAGGTTgctctggccaagaaggcgaCGACTGAGAAGGCTCTGCCTAAGACCTGCTAG